The Neisseria yangbaofengii genome contains a region encoding:
- a CDS encoding ShlB/FhaC/HecB family hemolysin secretion/activation protein gives MSAFHYSSDCRSLMLSFALLATAAMPALADERQAGLIQQEQARQEQQRLRQLEQQMQSAPDVRLDRTAEAVSSLLLPQNETPCFPVQEITLIGDSAAKFQFALNKAIKQSGFQPGMCLGAQGINHIMTLAQNAVIDRGYTTTRILAAPQDLNSGKLELTVFPGRIGQIRFDESHAAETHVGRITAFQNEFPADSDGLLNLRDLEQGLENLKRVPTAEADIQIMPSEKADVSDVVVQWRQRTLPYRLTLGFDNSGSKATGRYQGNMTFSADNPLGLSDLFYASYNRDLGTRSADTDSDGHTVKGGTNGYAFHYSVPFGKWLWSWNHSYYRYHQAVAGDSEVYDYNGKSWNSDVGVSRLLYRDARRKTHAAFKLWQRETHSFINDAEIEVQRRRTAGWSANLSHKEYIGQATLNLGLGYKRGTGRNNSLSAPEEAFGEGTSRMKILTADTGVNVPFKIGQQNFAFDSNFHAQWNKTPLTPQDKLAIGSRYTVRGFDGETTLSAERGWYWRNDLSWQYHPSHQLYAGLDAGRVSGPSAQYLLGQSLSGAALGVRGQSKVGGILSYDFFAAKPLHKPDRFQTANTTFGLNLNYSF, from the coding sequence ATGTCCGCCTTTCACTATTCTTCAGACTGCCGCTCATTGATGTTGTCGTTCGCTTTGCTGGCAACTGCTGCCATGCCCGCGCTGGCTGACGAAAGACAAGCCGGTTTGATTCAGCAAGAACAAGCCCGGCAGGAACAGCAGCGTTTGCGCCAACTCGAGCAGCAGATGCAGTCGGCACCGGATGTGCGCCTAGACCGAACCGCAGAAGCCGTTTCTTCATTGCTGCTTCCTCAAAACGAAACGCCTTGTTTCCCCGTTCAAGAAATCACCTTAATCGGCGATTCTGCCGCCAAATTCCAATTTGCACTGAATAAAGCCATCAAACAATCCGGCTTCCAACCGGGCATGTGTCTGGGTGCGCAAGGCATCAACCACATCATGACGTTAGCACAAAACGCCGTTATTGACCGCGGCTATACCACCACGCGGATTTTGGCTGCGCCTCAGGATTTGAATTCCGGCAAATTGGAATTGACTGTCTTCCCCGGCCGCATCGGTCAAATCCGTTTTGATGAAAGCCATGCCGCAGAAACCCATGTCGGTCGGATTACCGCATTTCAAAACGAATTTCCTGCTGATTCAGACGGCCTGTTGAACCTGCGCGATTTGGAACAGGGTTTGGAAAACCTCAAGCGCGTTCCGACTGCCGAGGCAGATATCCAAATCATGCCGTCTGAAAAAGCGGATGTGAGTGATGTGGTGGTGCAATGGCGGCAGCGCACCCTTCCCTACCGCCTGACTTTGGGTTTTGACAATTCGGGCAGCAAGGCCACCGGCCGCTATCAGGGCAATATGACTTTCTCCGCCGATAACCCTTTGGGTTTGAGTGATTTGTTTTACGCTTCGTATAACCGTGATTTAGGCACACGTTCGGCAGATACCGATTCAGACGGCCATACGGTCAAAGGCGGTACCAACGGCTATGCTTTCCATTATTCCGTACCGTTCGGCAAATGGCTTTGGTCATGGAACCACAGCTACTACCGTTATCATCAGGCGGTAGCAGGCGATTCTGAGGTGTATGACTACAACGGTAAAAGCTGGAACAGCGATGTCGGCGTGAGCCGCCTGCTTTACCGTGATGCCCGCCGTAAAACCCATGCCGCGTTCAAATTGTGGCAGCGTGAAACGCACAGCTTTATCAATGATGCGGAAATCGAAGTGCAACGCCGCCGCACGGCCGGTTGGTCTGCTAATTTAAGCCACAAGGAATACATCGGCCAAGCCACGCTGAATCTGGGCTTGGGTTACAAACGAGGTACGGGGCGGAACAACAGCCTGTCTGCGCCCGAAGAAGCCTTCGGCGAAGGCACGTCCCGCATGAAAATCCTTACTGCCGATACCGGTGTGAATGTGCCGTTTAAAATCGGGCAGCAAAACTTTGCCTTCGACAGCAACTTCCATGCACAGTGGAACAAAACACCATTAACGCCGCAAGACAAACTGGCCATCGGCAGCCGTTATACCGTGCGCGGTTTTGATGGTGAAACCACTTTATCTGCCGAACGCGGCTGGTATTGGCGCAACGATTTATCTTGGCAGTATCATCCGAGTCATCAGCTTTATGCGGGTTTGGACGCCGGCCGTGTCTCCGGTCCTTCTGCGCAATACCTGTTGGGGCAAAGTCTGAGTGGTGCGGCCTTAGGTGTGCGCGGTCAAAGCAAAGTGGGCGGAATACTTTCTTACGATTTTTTCGCCGCCAAACCGCTGCACAAACCCGACCGCTTTCAAACGGCCAACACCACGTTCGGTCTCAATCTGAATTACAGTTTCTAA
- a CDS encoding IS1595 family transposase: MLQFFVLEVTARSAADILGIQSNCAMLFYRKIRQAIAYHLALQADEVFDGSIELDESYFGGQRKGKRGRGAAGKAAVFGILKRNGKVYTVVVENTKQDTLLPVIKRKIMPDSIVYTDCYKSCDVLDVSEFIHHRINHSQIFAECQNHINGIGNFRNQAKRVLRKYNGIDRKSFPLFLKECEFCFNFGTLK; encoded by the coding sequence TTGCTTCAGTTTTTTGTATTAGAAGTTACTGCTCGTTCAGCAGCGGATATACTCGGTATTCAATCTAATTGTGCTATGTTGTTTTACCGCAAAATCCGTCAAGCGATTGCCTACCATTTAGCACTTCAAGCAGACGAAGTTTTTGATGGCTCTATTGAGCTGGACGAAAGCTATTTTGGCGGACAACGCAAGGGTAAACGCGGTCGCGGTGCGGCTGGTAAAGCGGCTGTTTTTGGTATTTTAAAACGCAATGGTAAGGTCTATACCGTTGTGGTTGAAAACACCAAACAAGATACTTTACTACCTGTTATTAAAAGAAAAATCATGCCTGATAGTATTGTTTATACGGACTGTTACAAAAGCTGTGATGTGCTTGATGTGAGCGAATTTATTCATCATCGCATCAATCATTCACAGATTTTTGCAGAGTGTCAAAACCACATTAACGGCATTGGGAATTTCCGGAACCAAGCAAAACGTGTTCTGAGAAAATACAACGGAATTGACCGTAAATCTTTTCCCTTATTCTTGAAAGAATGCGAATTTTGTTTTAATTTTGGCACACTAAAATAG
- a CDS encoding DUF5131 family protein, with product MTHIHWVIVGGESGSKARLMSIDWVENVRLQCSDSGVAFFFKQWGGWGADGKKRAKKANGQELNGRTWNEMPI from the coding sequence TTGACCCATATCCACTGGGTTATTGTTGGCGGCGAATCTGGCAGCAAAGCCAGACTAATGAGTATAGATTGGGTTGAAAATGTGCGCCTACAATGCTCAGACTCAGGAGTTGCTTTCTTTTTTAAACAATGGGGCGGCTGGGGAGCCGACGGCAAAAAACGGGCTAAAAAAGCAAATGGCCAAGAATTGAATGGGCGCACCTGGAATGAAATGCCAATATAA
- a CDS encoding IS5 family transposase (programmed frameshift), which produces MIGPLCQGKVGDAGPTAVDNRLFIEAILWIIRTGSPWRDLPEEFGNWKSIHKRYRRWVLADRFRHIFEEPNRDLDMEYVMIDGTIVKVHRHGQDAKGGLENQTIGQSKGGMTTKILAMAAALGNLIDFKLMPGQRNGICGVEPLIKDKEFDALLADKAFAADRLVEELTERGSKVVIPPRNNRKSQREHDKMMYCWRHLIENFFCKLKEFKKIAMHAEKTGQSFTANIYLAAAVLRLR; this is translated from the exons ATAATTGGGCCTTTATGCCAAGGAAAAGTTGGCGATGCCGGCCCAACCGCTGTCGATAACCGATTATTTATAGAAGCCATACTATGGATTATCCGTACCGGCAGTCCTTGGCGCGATCTGCCCGAAGAGTTCGGCAATTGGAAAAGTATCCACAAACGCTACCGCAGATGGGTTTTGGCCGACCGTTTTCGTCATATTTTTGAAGAACCGAACCGTGATCTCGATATGGAGTATGTCATGATTGACGGCACAATCGTCAAAGTTCACCGCCACGGTCAGGATGCAAAAGGGGGACTCGAAA ATCAGACCATCGGCCAATCCAAAGGCGGAATGACGACCAAGATTTTGGCTATGGCGGCTGCTTTGGGGAACCTGATTGACTTCAAACTGATGCCTGGTCAGCGCAATGGCATTTGCGGCGTAGAACCGCTGATTAAAGATAAGGAATTTGATGCTTTGTTGGCGGATAAAGCCTTTGCTGCCGACAGGCTGGTCGAAGAGCTGACCGAAAGGGGGAGTAAGGTGGTTATTCCGCCGCGTAACAACCGCAAATCGCAGCGGGAACACGACAAGATGATGTATTGCTGGCGACATTTGATTGAGAACTTTTTTTGCAAACTCAAAGAATTCAAGAAGATTGCGATGCATGCAGAAAAAACCGGCCAGTCTTTTACTGCCAATATTTACCTTGCGGCTGCCGTATTGCGATTAAGGTAA
- a CDS encoding YegP family protein — MAAFELRKSGDGHFSFSLLGDDDKTLLKSEQYNSKASAQNGIESIRKNSAEDARYELKESNNGKFYFNLKATNGQVIGTSPLFPGEAAREAAIAKVKAEAALAGVLEG; from the coding sequence ATGGCAGCATTTGAATTACGTAAGAGCGGTGATGGTCATTTCAGCTTCAGCCTGCTGGGCGATGATGATAAGACCTTATTGAAAAGTGAGCAATACAACAGCAAAGCTTCTGCGCAAAACGGTATCGAGTCGATTCGTAAAAATTCTGCCGAAGATGCACGCTATGAGTTAAAGGAAAGCAACAACGGCAAATTTTACTTTAATCTCAAAGCCACCAACGGCCAAGTCATCGGTACCAGCCCGCTGTTTCCCGGCGAAGCCGCGCGTGAAGCCGCGATTGCCAAAGTGAAAGCAGAAGCCGCTTTGGCCGGTGTGTTGGAAGGTTAA
- the tpx gene encoding thiol peroxidase gives MAQVTFKGTPVEVGGTLPQVGQTAPAFTLVATDLSEKNLSDFAGKRKVLNIFPSIDTGVCSKSVREFNERAAGLDNTVVLCISADLPFALARFCGAEGIENVISLSTFRCKTFKQDYGTEIQSSPLKGLNARAVVVLDENDQVLHSELVPEIGEEPNYDAALVVL, from the coding sequence ATGGCTCAAGTAACCTTTAAAGGCACTCCTGTAGAAGTAGGCGGTACCCTGCCCCAAGTCGGCCAAACCGCCCCTGCATTTACCTTGGTAGCCACCGATTTATCCGAAAAAAATCTGTCGGATTTTGCCGGTAAGCGCAAAGTACTGAATATTTTCCCAAGCATCGACACAGGCGTGTGCTCGAAATCGGTACGCGAATTCAACGAACGCGCCGCCGGCTTGGACAACACGGTTGTCTTGTGTATCTCAGCCGATTTGCCGTTTGCTTTGGCGCGTTTCTGCGGTGCCGAAGGCATTGAAAACGTGATTTCGCTTTCGACTTTCCGCTGCAAAACCTTCAAGCAAGACTACGGCACAGAAATTCAGTCTTCCCCGCTAAAAGGCTTAAACGCTCGCGCGGTGGTGGTTTTAGATGAAAACGATCAAGTGCTGCACAGTGAATTGGTGCCTGAAATCGGTGAGGAACCGAATTACGATGCGGCTTTGGTTGTGTTGTAA
- a CDS encoding adenosine deaminase: protein MTRNELIAALPKAELHVHIEGTFEPELMFEIARRNQVGLPYTDVDEVRAAYDFHNLQSFLDIYYAGAAVLLHEPDFYDLTRAYLLRCREDNVTHTEIFFDPQTHTDRGVAFETVINGIDRACRDAAQEWGISSHLIMCFLRHLPEESAFETLAQALPFRDKIIGVGLDSNEAGHPPSKFERVFAKAREHGLLTVAHAGEEGPPQYVCEALDLLKVARIDHGVRSEEDDALMQRLIEAQMPLTVCPLSNLKLKVVNHLSAHNLHRMLQRGVLVTVNSDDPAYFGGYVNQNFIELAEALDLSNDDIRTLCKNSFKASFISDAEKEAWYRRIDEIH, encoded by the coding sequence ATGACACGTAATGAATTAATCGCCGCCCTACCCAAAGCAGAACTCCATGTGCATATCGAAGGCACGTTTGAGCCGGAATTGATGTTTGAAATCGCCCGCCGCAATCAAGTTGGCCTTCCTTATACAGATGTCGACGAAGTCCGCGCCGCTTATGATTTTCACAATTTGCAGTCTTTTTTGGACATTTATTATGCCGGCGCTGCGGTGTTGCTGCATGAACCCGATTTTTATGATTTGACCCGCGCCTATTTGCTGCGCTGCCGTGAAGACAATGTCACCCATACCGAGATTTTCTTTGACCCTCAAACCCATACCGATCGTGGCGTGGCATTTGAAACGGTGATTAACGGCATTGACCGTGCCTGCCGCGATGCCGCGCAAGAATGGGGCATTTCCAGCCACCTGATTATGTGTTTCCTGCGCCATTTGCCGGAAGAATCGGCATTTGAAACCTTAGCGCAGGCTTTGCCGTTTCGCGACAAAATCATCGGCGTGGGCTTGGATTCGAACGAAGCCGGTCATCCACCTTCTAAATTCGAACGTGTATTTGCCAAAGCACGCGAACATGGTTTGCTGACCGTGGCGCACGCCGGTGAAGAAGGCCCGCCCCAATATGTGTGTGAAGCCTTGGATTTACTCAAGGTCGCACGCATCGACCACGGTGTGCGCTCGGAAGAAGACGATGCGCTGATGCAGCGGTTGATTGAGGCGCAAATGCCGTTGACGGTCTGCCCGTTGAGCAATCTGAAGTTGAAAGTGGTCAATCATTTGAGCGCGCACAATCTGCACCGCATGCTGCAGCGCGGTGTATTGGTAACGGTGAACTCAGACGACCCGGCCTATTTCGGCGGCTATGTAAATCAAAATTTCATCGAGCTGGCCGAGGCTTTGGATTTGAGCAATGACGACATCCGCACGCTGTGCAAAAATTCGTTCAAAGCCTCGTTTATCAGTGATGCGGAAAAAGAAGCATGGTATCGTCGTATTGACGAAATCCATTAG
- a CDS encoding carbonic anhydrase: MSKTKQDIFEHNRRWAEEQLRKDPHFFDKLSINQTPDYLYIGCSDSRVTAEDMMGMRPGEVFVHRNIANMVNAIDINVASVINYAVYHLNVKHIVVCGHYECGGVKSAMQAKDYGMLNPWLRCIRDVYRLHREELDAIEDEQARYDRLVELNVQEQCINVIKSAGVQKRYLKEKFPVVHGWVFDIRTGRLKDLNIDFDNILKEIQKIYDLTDSDWSVPQP; this comes from the coding sequence ATGTCTAAAACCAAACAAGATATTTTTGAACACAACCGTCGATGGGCCGAGGAGCAATTGCGCAAAGACCCGCATTTTTTCGATAAACTTTCCATCAACCAAACCCCTGATTATCTCTATATCGGCTGCTCCGACAGCCGCGTGACCGCTGAAGACATGATGGGCATGCGGCCGGGTGAAGTATTTGTGCACCGCAATATTGCCAATATGGTCAATGCCATTGATATTAACGTGGCTTCGGTCATCAATTATGCGGTTTACCATTTGAACGTGAAACACATCGTCGTGTGTGGCCACTACGAATGCGGCGGCGTAAAATCCGCCATGCAGGCTAAAGATTACGGCATGCTCAATCCTTGGTTGCGCTGTATCCGCGACGTATACCGCCTGCACCGCGAAGAATTGGATGCGATAGAAGACGAGCAAGCGCGTTACGACCGCTTAGTCGAATTAAACGTACAAGAGCAATGCATCAACGTCATCAAAAGCGCCGGCGTGCAAAAACGTTATTTGAAGGAAAAATTTCCGGTGGTACACGGCTGGGTATTTGATATCCGCACAGGCCGTCTGAAAGATTTGAATATCGATTTTGATAATATTCTAAAAGAAATTCAGAAAATCTATGATTTGACCGACAGCGATTGGAGCGTCCCGCAGCCGTGA
- a CDS encoding acetylornithine/succinyldiaminopimelate transaminase, translating into MKEAAMSNYLTPNFSFAPMIPERASGSRVWDTEGRELIDLSGGIAVNALGHSHPELIDALNQQAQKVWHISNIYTTQPAQDLARRLVEHSFGDKVFFCNSGAEANEAALKLARKYGRDHFGGHKTEIIACVNSFHGRTLFTVSVGGQPKYSQDYAPLPQGITHVAFNDTAALEAAVSDKTCAVIIEPIQGESGILPATQAYLEAARRLCSQHNALLIFDEVQTGVGHTGKLFAYEHYGIEPDIMSLAKALGCGFPIGAIITTDAIAPTFGPGTHGSTFGGNPLACAVANRAFDIINRAETLNHVQVQGKKLQTALRQIGERTGVFKQVRGMGLLLGAVMADQYENRAGEIFNAALKHGLMVLVAGSNVVRFAPCLLLTDEDLQEGMTRLEAAINEWLTA; encoded by the coding sequence ATAAAGGAAGCCGCCATGAGCAACTATCTCACCCCCAATTTCTCATTCGCCCCAATGATTCCCGAACGTGCTTCGGGCAGTCGCGTATGGGATACCGAAGGGCGTGAGCTGATTGACTTATCAGGCGGCATTGCGGTGAATGCCTTGGGACACAGCCATCCCGAGTTGATAGATGCGCTGAATCAGCAAGCGCAAAAGGTGTGGCACATTTCCAATATCTACACCACCCAGCCTGCGCAAGATTTAGCCCGCCGCTTGGTAGAACACAGCTTCGGCGACAAAGTATTTTTCTGTAATTCAGGCGCCGAAGCCAATGAAGCCGCGCTGAAGCTTGCACGCAAATACGGCCGCGACCATTTCGGCGGACACAAAACCGAAATCATCGCCTGCGTCAACAGCTTCCACGGCCGCACGCTGTTTACCGTATCCGTCGGCGGCCAACCGAAATACAGCCAAGATTACGCGCCGCTGCCGCAAGGCATCACCCATGTTGCCTTTAACGACACCGCCGCGCTCGAAGCTGCCGTCAGCGATAAAACTTGTGCCGTGATTATCGAGCCGATTCAAGGCGAAAGCGGCATTTTGCCTGCCACGCAAGCCTATCTCGAAGCTGCCCGCCGCTTGTGCAGCCAACACAACGCCTTGCTGATTTTTGATGAAGTGCAAACCGGCGTTGGCCACACCGGCAAACTGTTTGCCTACGAACATTACGGTATAGAACCCGACATCATGAGCTTGGCCAAAGCCCTGGGCTGCGGCTTCCCGATTGGCGCGATTATCACCACCGATGCCATTGCCCCAACCTTCGGGCCCGGCACGCATGGTTCTACATTCGGCGGTAATCCGTTAGCCTGCGCCGTTGCCAACCGCGCATTCGACATCATCAACCGCGCTGAAACCCTGAATCATGTGCAAGTCCAAGGCAAAAAACTTCAAACGGCCTTACGACAAATCGGCGAACGCACGGGCGTGTTCAAACAAGTCCGCGGCATGGGCTTGCTGCTCGGCGCCGTGATGGCTGATCAATATGAAAACCGCGCCGGCGAAATCTTCAACGCCGCCCTAAAACACGGCCTGATGGTATTGGTTGCCGGCTCTAATGTCGTGCGCTTCGCCCCCTGCCTGCTGCTAACCGATGAAGATTTACAAGAAGGCATGACGCGATTGGAAGCCGCGATTAATGAGTGGTTAACTGCTTAA